A genome region from Oncorhynchus gorbuscha isolate QuinsamMale2020 ecotype Even-year linkage group LG26, OgorEven_v1.0, whole genome shotgun sequence includes the following:
- the LOC124016029 gene encoding transcription factor Sp6-like, which yields MAHPYEPWLRTAPPGGSSDEMNVPSWWDLHTGPGSWMDLQAGQGVGLQAVGQSSMGLQSSLGPYGSEPQLCTPAQLAQLAPASHSAHSHLFPQDGFKMEPLGGPELLQPESYSLEEPQEGAASVRPKPQRRSASRGSGQSVCRCPNCVHAEQMGQSTDDDRRKHMHNCHIPGCGKAYAKTSHLKAHLRWHSGDRPFVCNWLFCGKRFTRSDELQQHLQTHTGTKKFSCTMCPRVFMRNDHLAKHMRTHESPSGPGEERMYGEGGRMGKSFDTPSPQPSHATASDTEAPLKQPKCEKDPSGTGQSS from the coding sequence ATGGCCCACCCCTATGAACCCTGGTTACGGACAGCACCCCCTGGTGGCAGCTCAGACGAGATGAACGTTCCCTCATGGTGGGACCTCCACACCGGGCCAGGGAGCTGGATGGACCTGCAGGCGGGCCAGGGTGTGGGCTTACAGGCAGTTGGTCAGAGCTCCATGGGACTGCAGTCCTCCCTGGGGCCTTACGGCTCCGAGCCCCAGCTGTGTACTCCTGCTCAGCTAGCCCAGCTGGCCCCAGCCTCACACTCAGctcactctcacctcttcccCCAGGATGGCTTCAAGATGGAGCCACTGGGAGGACCTGAGCTCCTGCAGCCGGAGTCGTACTCCCTGGAGGAGCCACAGGAGGGTGCCGCCTCTGTCCGGCCCAAGCCCCAGCGCCGCTCTGCCTCTAGGGGCTCGGGCCAGTCTGTGTGCCGGTGCCCCAACTGTGTCCACGCCGAGCAGATGGGCCAGAGCACTGACGACGACCGGAGGAAACACATGCACAACTGCCACATCCCGGGCTGCGGCAAGGCCTACGCCAAGACCTCCCACCTGAAGGCCCACCTGCGCTGGCACAGCGGGGACCGGCCCTTCGTCTGCAACTGGCTCTTCTGCGGCAAGCGCTTCACGCGCTCCGACGAACTTCAGCAACACCTGCAGACGCACACCGGCACCAAGAAGTTCAGCTGCACCATGTGCCCCCGAGTGTTCATGCGCAACGACCACCTGGCCAAGCACATGCGCACACACGAGTCTCCCTCCGggccaggggaggagaggatgtatGGAGAGGGGGGCAGGATGGGGAAGAGCTTTGACACACCTTCTCCTCAGCCCTCCCACGCCACTGCCTCTGACACAGAGGCACCCCTTAAGCAGCCGAAATGTGAGAAAGACCCCTCTGGGACAGGACAGTCCAGCTAA
- the LOC124015763 gene encoding pre-mRNA-splicing factor CWC25 homolog: protein MGGGDLNLKKSWHPQTMKNIERVWKAEQKHEAEAKKIEELQKELREERAREDITRFAQQTGALKKKDDRLDWMYQGPGGQVSRDEYLLGRPIDKQITQQFEEPENGPSEQTGLLPGSIFNPSTPASNLDMAAKIREDPLFDIKKREEEKRREVLTNPVKMKKIKEMLRQNLEKKDKKKKRKKDKKEKREEKERRKEKKHKRRSLSSSAEDEDKKHRHHSKEESKETTHSHSHHRNVPAGYGLQFPAGRHHQSSKHPNHSRHRSQERSCSRSPQRTDGNGHHSSHRTDNHSSNRTDNHSSHKSENHSSHRTDQFKVPQFQRPKAPSPQKDRYQRRQSSTTKCLSAEELEKKRREMMDFAKQRDEEREINIRSYKRQDEKEREKEKGGKHDRNAGFIHNMKLESASTSSLEDRVKRNIHSIQRTPASLEKNFMRR from the exons ATGGGAGGAGGTGACCTC AACTTGAAGAAGAGCTGGCATCCCCAGACTATGAAAAACATAGAGCGGGTGTGGAAGGCTGAACAGAAGCACGAGGCTGAGGCAAAGAAGATCGAGGAGCTTCAGAAGGAGCTGAGAGAGGAACGAGCTCGAGAAGATATCACCAGATTCGCTCAGCAGACTGGGGCTCTAAA GAAAAAAGATGACCGGTTGGACTGGATGTACCAGGGGCCGGGTGGTCAGGTGTCCCGTGATGAGTACCTGCTGGGCCGCCCCATCGACAAGCAGATTACCCAGCAGTTTGAGGAGCCAGAGAATGGTCCATCCGAACAAACCGGCCTCCTGCCTGGCTCAATCTTCAACCCCTCCACCCCTGCATCCAACCTCGACATGGCCGCCAAGATCAGAGAGGACCCGCTGTTTGATATCAA GAaacgagaggaggagaagaggagggaggtctTGACAAACCCAGTGAAAATGAAGAAGATCAAAGAAATG CTGCGTCAGAATCTTGAAAAGAAAGACAAgaaaaagaagaggaagaaggacaagaaggagaaaagggaagagaaggagaggagaaaggagaagaagcaTAAGAGAAGGAGCTTGAGCTCAAGCGCTGAGGATGAAGACAAAAAACACAG GCACCATTCTAAAGAGGAATCCAAAGAAACAACCCACTCACATTCCCACCACCGCAATGTCCCAGCTGGCTATGGACTACAG TTTCCAGCTGGGAGGCATCATCAGTCCTCGAAGCACCCCAACCACTCGAGGCACCGTTCTCAGGAGAGGAGCTGCTCTCGATCTCCTCAAAGGACAGACGGGAACGGCCATCATTCCTCTCACAGGACAGACAACCACTCCTCTAACAGGACAGACAACCACTCCTCTCACAAATCAGAGAACCACTCATCCCATAGGACAGACCAGTTCAAAGTTCCACAGTTCCAGCGTCCCAAAGCCCCCAGCCCACAGAAAGATCGCTACCAAAGGCGTCAGAGCAGTACCACCAA ATGTCTCTCTGCTGAAGAgctggagaagaagaggagagagatgatggacTTTGCCAAACAGAGAGACGAAGAGCGTGAAATCAACATTAGAAGTTACAAACGGCAGGATGAGaaggagcgggagaaagagaaaggcggCAAGCATGACCGCAACGCTGGCTTTATCCA TAACATGAAGCTGGAGAGTGCGTCCACCTCATCCTTGGAGGACCGAGTCAAGAGAAACATCCACTCCATACAGAGGACCCCCGCATCCCTGGAGAAGAATTTCATGAGGAGATGA
- the LOC124015644 gene encoding LOW QUALITY PROTEIN: proteasome subunit beta type-3-like (The sequence of the model RefSeq protein was modified relative to this genomic sequence to represent the inferred CDS: deleted 1 base in 1 codon), with protein MSIMSYNGGAVMAMKGKQCVAIAADRRFGVQAQMVTTDFQKIFPMGDRLYIGLAGLATDVQTVSQRLKFRLNLYELKEGRQIKPKTFMSMVSNLLYERRFGPYYIEPVIAGLDPKTFEPFICSLDLIGCPMVTEDFVVSGTCSEQMYGMCESLWEPDMEPEDLFETISQAMLNAVDRDAVSGMGVVVQVIEKDKITTRTLKARMD; from the exons ATG TCTATTATGTCCTATAATGGTGGCGCCGTCATGGCGATGAAGGGTAAGCAATGTGTAGCAATTGCAGCAGATCGGAGATTCGGTGTACAGGCTCAGATGGTGACCACCGACTTCCAGAAGATCTTTCCCATGGGAGACCGACTCTACATTGGC TTGGCTGGTCTAGCTACTGACGTGCAGACAGT TTCCCAGAGGCTCAAGTTCAGATTGAACCTCTATGAGCTGAAGGAGGGGCGTCAGATCAAACCTAAGACATTCATGAGCATGGTCTCCAACCTGCTCTATGAGAGGAG ATTTGGGCCATACTACATTGAGCCTGTGATCGCTGGTCTAGACCCCAAGACCTTTGAGCCATTCATCTGCTCCCTGGACCTGATTGGCTGCCCCATGGTGACAGAGGACTTTGTTGTGAGCGGCACTTGCTCAGAGCAGATGTACGGCATGTGTGAATCTCTCTGGGAGCCAGACATG GAACCAGAGGACCTGTTTGAGACCATCTCCCAAGCCATGCTGAATGCAGTGGACAGGGATGCCGTTTCAGGCATGGGTGTCGTCGTGCAAGTCAT TGAGAAGGACAAGATCACCACACGTACCCTGAAGGCCCGAATGGATTAa